In one window of Azotobacter salinestris DNA:
- the zipA gene encoding cell division protein ZipA, protein MEIGLREWLIVIGIVVIGGILFDGWRRMRGSKGKLKFKLERNIAEAPEATSEKNSELLGSSRSVDFPQGSAYEPDEESLPSLSARRLSRRRLDEELEADDLGLELDEPARPAAEPAPRPRKPEPKSEPRRAEQPERSEPREAPPAEEYLVIIVVSRDEAGFKGPALLQSILESGLRFGDKDIFHRHESLAGNGEVLFSMANALKPGTFDLDDIDHFSTRAVSFFLVLPGPRHPKQAFELMVAAARKLAQELNGELKDDQRSVMTAQTIEHYRQRIVDFERRQLTHKR, encoded by the coding sequence ATGGAAATCGGTCTGCGTGAGTGGCTGATCGTCATCGGCATCGTCGTCATCGGCGGCATCCTGTTCGACGGATGGCGGCGCATGCGGGGCAGCAAGGGCAAGCTCAAGTTCAAGCTCGAGCGCAACATTGCCGAGGCGCCCGAAGCGACCAGCGAAAAGAACAGCGAGCTGCTGGGATCCTCGCGGTCGGTCGATTTTCCGCAGGGGAGCGCCTACGAGCCGGACGAGGAGAGTCTGCCCTCGCTGAGCGCCCGCAGGCTGAGCCGGCGGCGCCTCGACGAGGAGCTGGAGGCGGACGATCTCGGGCTGGAACTCGACGAGCCGGCCCGCCCGGCGGCCGAACCCGCGCCCAGGCCGCGCAAGCCGGAGCCGAAGAGCGAACCGCGCAGGGCCGAGCAGCCCGAGCGCAGCGAGCCACGGGAAGCGCCACCGGCCGAGGAGTATCTGGTCATCATCGTGGTGTCGCGGGATGAGGCGGGGTTCAAGGGGCCTGCGCTGCTGCAGAGCATCCTCGAGAGCGGCTTGCGCTTCGGCGACAAGGACATCTTCCATCGCCACGAGAGCCTGGCCGGCAACGGCGAAGTGTTGTTCTCCATGGCCAACGCGCTCAAGCCCGGCACCTTCGACCTGGACGACATCGACCACTTCTCCACCCGGGCGGTCAGCTTCTTCCTGGTCCTGCCCGGTCCGCGCCATCCGAAGCAGGCCTTCGAGCTCATGGTGGCCGCCGCCCGCAAGCTGGCCCAGGAGTTGAACGGCGAGCTGAAGGACGACCAGCGCAGCGTGATGACCGCCCAGACCATCGAGCACTATCGCCAGCGGATCGTCGATTTCGAGCGCCGCCAGCTGACCCACAAGCGCTGA
- the smc gene encoding chromosome segregation protein SMC: MRLKSIKLAGFKSFVDPTTVSFPSNMAAVVGPNGCGKSNIIDAVRWVMGESSAKNLRGESMTDVIFNGSNSRKPVTQASIELIFDNSDGTLTGEYAGYSEIAIRRRVTRDGQSVYFLNGVKCRRRDITDIFLGTGLGPRSYSIIEQGMISRLIEARPEDLRNFIEEAAGISKYKERRRETESRIRRTQENLARLTDLREELERQLERLQRQAQAAEKYQECKAEERRLKAQLAALRWRALNEQVGQREQIIGDQEVALEALIAEQRNADADIERLRDEHHELAERFHQVQGRFYSLGADIGRVEQSIQHGQQRLRQLQNDLQEAEKNRQETAAHLDQDRRLLAELDEELALLEPEREIAAAAAEESAARLEEAESAMHAWQEQWDGFNQHSSEARRSAEVQQAHIQQLEQSLERLLERERRLDEERARLADDPQEDGIAELAEQLALGELSQEELGAAEAALGETLERLRGELQQATQEQQQAQGELQRLSGRIASLEALQQAALDPGQGVAEWLREQHLADRPRLAEGLRVAPGWELAVETVLGADLQAPLLEDFAGLALDAFVQGELRLLGPAPGAMRLAGSLLDKVEGDVDLAPWLGRVLAVESLAEALERRPVLNEGESLISRDGYWVGRYFLRVRRASDAESGLLARAQELERLQAGRDELEARLAELEERLFALDEARRLQEESREGLRRRQQEAARQQGELKARLSALQARAEQLLLRRRRFDEEIAELDEQRALEIERLGECRLQLQDALDAMAVDNERREQLLAGRDALREGLERLRQEARSHKERAHQLAVRLGSLQARHDSTRQSLERLERQFERTRERREQLSLDLEEGAAPLEELRMKLEELLERRLAVEEELRQAGLALEDAERGLREVEKRRSQAEQQAQLLRGQLEQQRLDWQALSVRRKALQDQLQEDGQALHEVLGTLPAEAREADWEAELERVALRIQRLGAINLAAIDEYRQQSERKQYLDAQNADLVEALETLENVIRKIDRETRNRFKDTFDQINAGLQALFPKVFGGGHAYLELTGEDLLDTGVAIMARPPGKKNSTIHLLSGGEKALTALALVFAIFQLNPAPFCMLDEVDAPLDDANVGRYARLVKEMSEKVQFIYITHNKIAMEMADQLMGVTMHEPGCSRLVAVDVEEAVALAGA, encoded by the coding sequence ATGCGCCTTAAGAGCATCAAGCTGGCCGGTTTCAAGTCCTTCGTCGATCCCACCACGGTGAGCTTTCCGAGCAACATGGCGGCGGTGGTGGGGCCCAATGGATGCGGCAAGTCCAATATTATCGACGCCGTTCGCTGGGTGATGGGCGAAAGCTCGGCGAAGAACCTTCGCGGCGAGTCGATGACCGACGTCATCTTCAACGGCTCGAACAGCCGCAAGCCGGTGACCCAGGCCTCCATCGAGCTGATCTTCGACAACTCCGACGGCACCCTCACCGGCGAGTACGCCGGCTATTCGGAAATCGCCATTCGTCGCCGGGTGACCCGCGACGGGCAGAGCGTCTACTTCCTCAACGGGGTGAAATGCCGGCGCCGCGACATCACCGACATCTTCCTCGGCACCGGCCTGGGGCCGCGCAGCTACTCGATCATCGAGCAGGGCATGATTTCCCGGCTGATCGAGGCCCGTCCCGAAGACCTGCGCAACTTCATCGAGGAAGCTGCCGGCATCTCCAAATACAAGGAGCGCCGCCGCGAAACCGAGAGCCGCATCCGCCGCACCCAGGAGAACCTGGCGCGCCTGACCGACCTGCGCGAAGAGCTGGAGCGCCAGCTCGAACGCCTGCAGCGCCAGGCCCAGGCCGCCGAGAAGTATCAGGAATGCAAGGCCGAGGAGCGCCGCCTCAAGGCCCAGCTCGCCGCCCTGCGCTGGCGGGCGCTGAACGAGCAGGTCGGCCAGCGCGAGCAGATCATCGGTGATCAGGAGGTCGCCCTCGAGGCGCTGATCGCCGAGCAGCGCAATGCCGATGCCGACATCGAGCGCCTGCGCGACGAGCATCACGAGCTCGCCGAGCGTTTCCATCAGGTGCAGGGCCGCTTCTATTCGCTGGGTGCCGACATCGGCCGGGTCGAGCAGAGCATCCAGCACGGCCAGCAGCGTCTGCGCCAGTTGCAGAACGACCTGCAGGAGGCCGAAAAGAACCGCCAGGAAACCGCCGCCCATCTCGACCAGGACCGCCGCCTGCTGGCCGAACTCGACGAGGAGCTGGCCCTGCTCGAGCCCGAGCGGGAAATCGCCGCGGCCGCTGCCGAGGAGAGTGCCGCTCGTCTCGAGGAGGCGGAGTCCGCCATGCACGCCTGGCAGGAGCAGTGGGACGGCTTCAACCAGCACTCCTCGGAGGCGCGGCGCAGTGCCGAGGTGCAGCAGGCGCATATCCAGCAGCTGGAGCAGAGCCTCGAGCGACTGCTGGAGCGCGAGCGCCGTCTCGACGAGGAGCGTGCCCGGCTGGCGGACGATCCGCAGGAGGACGGCATCGCCGAGCTGGCCGAGCAGTTGGCCCTCGGCGAGCTGAGCCAGGAGGAGCTGGGCGCCGCCGAGGCGGCCCTAGGCGAAACCCTGGAGCGGCTGCGCGGCGAGCTGCAGCAGGCGACCCAGGAACAGCAGCAGGCGCAGGGCGAACTGCAGCGCCTGAGCGGGCGGATCGCCTCGCTGGAGGCGTTGCAACAGGCGGCGCTGGACCCCGGTCAGGGGGTCGCCGAATGGCTGCGCGAGCAGCACCTGGCGGACCGTCCGCGACTGGCCGAGGGGCTCAGGGTGGCGCCCGGCTGGGAATTGGCGGTGGAAACCGTGCTCGGCGCCGACCTGCAGGCGCCGCTCCTGGAGGATTTCGCCGGGCTTGCGCTGGACGCCTTCGTCCAGGGCGAGCTGCGCCTGCTCGGTCCGGCACCGGGCGCCATGCGGCTGGCCGGCAGCCTGCTCGACAAGGTCGAGGGCGATGTCGACCTGGCACCCTGGCTGGGGCGGGTCCTGGCGGTCGAGAGCCTCGCCGAGGCCCTGGAGCGGCGGCCTGTGCTGAACGAGGGTGAAAGCCTGATCAGTCGTGACGGCTACTGGGTCGGCCGGTATTTCCTGCGCGTGCGCCGGGCCAGCGACGCCGAGTCCGGCCTGCTCGCCCGCGCCCAGGAGCTGGAGCGTTTGCAGGCCGGGCGCGACGAACTCGAGGCGCGTCTGGCCGAACTCGAAGAGCGTCTGTTCGCCCTGGACGAGGCGCGCCGCCTGCAGGAGGAGAGCCGCGAGGGGCTGCGCCGGCGCCAGCAGGAGGCGGCTCGCCAGCAGGGCGAGCTGAAGGCCAGGCTCTCGGCACTCCAGGCGCGGGCCGAGCAGTTGCTGCTGCGCCGTCGCCGCTTCGACGAGGAAATCGCCGAATTGGACGAGCAGCGAGCCCTGGAGATCGAGCGCCTGGGCGAGTGCCGCCTGCAGCTGCAGGACGCACTGGACGCCATGGCCGTCGACAACGAGCGCCGCGAGCAGCTGCTGGCCGGCCGCGATGCCCTGCGCGAGGGCCTCGAGCGTCTGCGCCAGGAGGCCAGGTCGCACAAGGAGCGGGCCCATCAGTTGGCCGTGCGGCTCGGCTCGCTGCAGGCCCGCCACGACTCCACCCGCCAGTCCCTGGAGCGTCTCGAGCGGCAGTTCGAGCGCACCCGGGAGCGCCGCGAGCAGCTCAGCCTGGATCTGGAGGAGGGTGCCGCGCCGCTGGAGGAGCTGCGCATGAAGCTCGAGGAACTGCTCGAGCGGCGCCTGGCCGTCGAGGAGGAGCTGCGTCAGGCCGGGCTGGCCCTGGAGGATGCCGAGCGCGGGCTGCGCGAGGTGGAGAAGCGCCGCAGTCAAGCCGAGCAGCAGGCCCAGCTGCTGCGCGGCCAGCTGGAGCAGCAGCGCCTCGACTGGCAGGCTCTCAGCGTGCGCCGCAAGGCCCTGCAGGATCAGTTGCAGGAAGATGGCCAGGCCCTGCACGAAGTGCTCGGCACGCTCCCCGCCGAGGCCCGCGAAGCCGATTGGGAGGCAGAACTCGAGCGCGTTGCCCTGCGCATCCAGCGTCTCGGCGCGATCAACCTGGCGGCCATTGACGAATACCGCCAGCAGTCCGAGCGCAAGCAGTATCTGGATGCGCAGAACGCCGATCTGGTGGAGGCCCTGGAAACCCTGGAAAATGTCATCCGCAAGATCGACCGGGAAACCCGCAATCGCTTCAAGGACACCTTCGATCAGATCAACGCCGGCCTGCAGGCCCTGTTCCCGAAAGTTTTCGGCGGGGGACATGCCTATCTGGAACTTACCGGCGAGGATCTACTCGATACCGGGGTAGCCATCATGGCGCGCCCGCCGGGCAAGAAGAACAGCACCATCCATCTGCTTTCCGGCGGCGAGAAGGCGCTGACCGCGCTGGCCTTGGTGTTCGCCATCTTCCAGCTCAATCCGGCGCCGTTTTGCATGCTCGACGAGGTGGACGCGCCGCTGGACGATGCCAACGTCGGGCGCTATGCCAGGCTGGTCAAGGAGATGTCGGAAAAGGTGCAGTTCATCTACATCACCCACAACAAGATCGCCATGGAGATGGCCGACCAATTGATGGGCGTGACCATGCACGAGCCCGGTTGTTCGCGCCTGGTAGCGGTGGATGTGGAGGAGGCGGTGGCGCTGGCGGGCGCCTGA
- the moaA gene encoding GTP 3',8-cyclase MoaA produces the protein MSNAELIDPFGRRITYLRLSVTDRCDFRCTYCMSENMVFAPREQILSLEELYDVADAFIGLGVKRIRITGGEPLVRKGLLGLLERLGARTELEDLAMTTNGSQLPFMAGDLRATGVRRLNISLDSLRPERFAAFTRRDKLDQVLAGIEAARAAGFARIKLNSVVQKGRNDDEVLDLVEFAVARGLDISFIEEMPLGGISSHRRSETLCSSDEVRRRIEERFDLVRSSHVSGGPSRYWQVVGSRTQVGFISPHSHNFCSACNRVRVTAEGKLVLCLGHEGALDLKTLMRTHPGDSQRLRQALVDALQLKPERHHFEADAQVQVVRFMSMTGG, from the coding sequence ATGTCCAATGCCGAACTGATCGATCCCTTCGGGCGCCGCATCACCTATCTGCGTCTGTCGGTGACCGATCGCTGCGATTTCCGCTGCACCTATTGCATGAGCGAGAACATGGTGTTCGCGCCGCGCGAGCAGATCCTCAGCCTGGAAGAACTCTACGACGTGGCGGACGCCTTCATCGGCCTCGGCGTCAAGCGCATCCGCATCACCGGTGGCGAGCCGCTGGTGCGCAAGGGCCTGCTCGGCCTGCTGGAGCGTCTGGGCGCGCGCACGGAGCTGGAGGACCTGGCCATGACCACCAACGGCTCGCAGTTGCCGTTCATGGCCGGCGACCTGCGCGCGACCGGGGTCCGGCGTCTCAACATCAGCCTCGACTCGCTGCGTCCGGAGCGTTTCGCCGCCTTCACCCGGCGCGACAAGCTCGACCAGGTCCTGGCCGGCATCGAGGCGGCGCGCGCCGCGGGTTTCGCGCGGATCAAGCTGAACAGCGTGGTGCAGAAGGGCCGCAACGACGACGAGGTGCTCGATCTGGTCGAGTTCGCCGTGGCTCGTGGACTGGACATCAGCTTCATCGAGGAGATGCCGCTCGGTGGCATCTCCAGCCACAGGCGCAGCGAGACCCTCTGCTCCAGCGACGAGGTGCGCCGGCGCATCGAGGAGCGCTTCGATCTGGTGCGCAGCAGTCACGTCAGCGGCGGTCCCTCGCGCTACTGGCAGGTGGTCGGCAGCCGGACCCAGGTCGGTTTCATTTCGCCGCACAGTCACAATTTCTGCAGCGCCTGCAACCGCGTACGGGTCACCGCCGAGGGCAAGCTGGTGCTGTGTCTCGGTCATGAGGGCGCACTCGACCTGAAGACCCTGATGCGCACCCATCCCGGCGACTCGCAGCGGCTGCGCCAGGCGCTGGTCGACGCCCTGCAGCTCAAGCCCGAACGCCATCACTTCGAGGCGGACGCCCAGGTCCAGGTGGTGCGCTTCATGAGCATGACCGGCGGCTGA
- a CDS encoding ion transporter, whose protein sequence is MDKKSWRERLYIIVFFSDTPAGRHFDIALLVAIFASLVVVMFDSLQSYDHYSGLFYAIEWGLTALFTAEYLLRIYIHPQPSRYVFSFYGAIDLLAVLPAFLALLFPPAQYLLVIRIVRMLRVFRVLKLLPYLGQANFLLIALRGSRQKIIVFLSSMSTLVIIFGTLLYVIEGPEHGFSSIPASIYWAVVTVTTVGYGDMSPKTPLGQGLATLVMITGYSVIAVPTGIFTAELASAMQPERLHQNCPICKKSVHEPDATYCSRCGNALFPHHAEPAPGTSEEELHG, encoded by the coding sequence ATGGACAAGAAAAGCTGGCGCGAGCGCCTCTACATCATCGTCTTCTTCAGCGATACGCCGGCCGGCCGGCATTTCGACATCGCACTGCTGGTGGCCATCTTCGCCAGCCTGGTGGTGGTGATGTTCGACAGCCTGCAGAGCTACGACCACTACAGCGGTCTGTTCTACGCCATCGAATGGGGCCTCACGGCGCTCTTCACCGCCGAGTATCTGCTGCGCATCTACATCCATCCGCAGCCATCGCGCTATGTCTTCAGCTTCTACGGGGCCATCGACCTGCTGGCCGTACTGCCGGCCTTCCTTGCCCTGCTGTTCCCCCCGGCCCAGTACCTGCTCGTCATCCGTATCGTTCGCATGCTGCGGGTGTTCCGCGTATTGAAGCTGCTGCCCTACCTGGGCCAGGCGAATTTCCTGCTCATCGCGCTGCGCGGCAGTCGGCAGAAGATCATCGTCTTCCTGTCCAGCATGAGCACGCTGGTCATCATCTTCGGCACCCTGCTGTACGTGATCGAAGGGCCGGAGCATGGCTTCAGCAGCATTCCTGCGAGCATTTATTGGGCCGTGGTCACCGTGACCACGGTCGGCTATGGCGACATGTCGCCGAAGACCCCGCTGGGCCAGGGCCTGGCGACCCTGGTGATGATCACCGGCTACTCGGTGATCGCCGTGCCCACCGGCATCTTCACCGCCGAGCTGGCCAGCGCGATGCAGCCGGAGCGCCTGCACCAGAATTGCCCGATCTGCAAGAAGAGCGTCCACGAGCCGGATGCCACCTATTGCAGTCGTTGCGGCAATGCCTTGTTTCCCCACCATGCGGAACCCGCCCCGGGAACCAGCGAGGAAGAACTGCACGGCTGA
- the ccmI gene encoding c-type cytochrome biogenesis protein CcmI, producing the protein MIDFWIAAGLLLLLALAFLLLPVVRGYRAQAEEDRTALNVALYEERLAELEAQRAAGTLSAGQLEAGRAEAARELLADTAAGDAPRRASLGKAVPMAMALLVPLLGYGLYLHWGASDKLELARQFAEQPKSLEEMTARLEQAVKVQPDSAEGWYFLGRTYMAQERPVDAARAFEQAARLAQRPPEILGQWAQALYFAEGKRWTPQMQALTDEALAGDPAEVTSLGLLGIAAFEERRFADAAGYWERLVEILPESDPSRAAIIGGIARAREQAGTPEGAPATASQVELKVSVALAPELAGKVQPDDSVFVFARAVSGPPMPLAVERLRVADLPAQVALSDADAMTPQLRLSNFAEVQLVARVSRAGNPIAGDWIGQLDAVSAKASGEYALTIDRADAP; encoded by the coding sequence ATGATCGATTTCTGGATCGCCGCCGGCCTGCTGCTGCTGCTGGCCCTGGCCTTTCTGCTGCTCCCCGTGGTGCGCGGCTATCGCGCCCAGGCCGAGGAGGATCGTACCGCGCTCAATGTGGCGCTCTATGAGGAGCGTCTGGCCGAGCTGGAGGCGCAGCGCGCGGCCGGCACCCTGAGCGCCGGGCAGCTGGAGGCCGGCCGTGCCGAGGCGGCCCGCGAGCTGCTGGCCGATACCGCCGCTGGCGATGCGCCGCGCCGTGCCTCGCTGGGCAAGGCCGTGCCGATGGCGATGGCGTTGCTGGTACCGCTGCTCGGCTATGGGCTCTACCTGCACTGGGGCGCCAGCGACAAGCTCGAGCTGGCCCGCCAGTTCGCCGAACAGCCGAAGAGCCTCGAGGAGATGACCGCGCGCCTGGAGCAGGCCGTCAAGGTCCAGCCAGACTCCGCCGAGGGCTGGTATTTCCTGGGGCGCACCTACATGGCCCAGGAGCGTCCGGTCGATGCCGCGCGGGCGTTCGAGCAGGCTGCCCGGCTGGCCCAGCGGCCGCCGGAGATCCTCGGCCAGTGGGCCCAGGCGCTGTATTTCGCCGAGGGCAAGCGCTGGACTCCGCAGATGCAGGCGCTGACCGACGAGGCCCTGGCCGGCGATCCGGCCGAGGTCACCAGCCTCGGCCTGCTCGGCATCGCCGCCTTCGAGGAGCGCCGCTTTGCCGATGCCGCCGGTTACTGGGAGCGTCTGGTGGAGATCCTGCCCGAGAGCGATCCGTCGCGGGCGGCCATCATCGGCGGCATCGCCCGGGCGCGCGAGCAGGCCGGCACGCCGGAAGGCGCGCCAGCGACGGCCAGCCAGGTCGAGTTGAAGGTCAGCGTCGCCCTGGCGCCGGAGCTGGCCGGCAAGGTGCAGCCGGACGACAGCGTATTCGTCTTCGCCCGCGCCGTTTCCGGTCCGCCGATGCCGCTGGCGGTCGAGCGCCTGCGGGTGGCCGATCTGCCGGCGCAGGTCGCGCTGAGCGATGCCGATGCGATGACGCCGCAGCTCAGGTTGTCGAACTTCGCCGAGGTGCAGCTGGTTGCCCGGGTGTCGCGGGCCGGCAATCCCATTGCGGGCGACTGGATCGGCCAGCTCGACGCGGTGAGCGCCAAGGCGTCGGGCGAGTACGCCCTGACCATCGATCGAGCCGACGCGCCCTGA
- a CDS encoding cytochrome c-type biogenesis protein — MNALIRAALLGLVLSATAHAAIDTYEFKSDAERERYRSLIEELRCPKCQNQNIADSDAPIAMDLRREIYRMLGEGQSDEQIVDYLVARYGDFVRYKPPLDGRTLLLWYGPAGLLAVGFGVLAVILVRRRRRATGPASTSLSPAERERLATLLDKKDP; from the coding sequence ATGAACGCCCTGATCCGCGCCGCGCTGCTGGGCCTCGTGCTGAGCGCGACGGCGCATGCCGCCATCGACACCTACGAATTCAAGAGCGACGCCGAGCGCGAGCGCTACCGCAGCCTGATCGAGGAGCTGCGCTGCCCGAAGTGCCAGAACCAGAACATCGCCGACTCCGACGCACCCATCGCCATGGACCTGCGCCGCGAGATCTACCGCATGCTCGGCGAAGGGCAGAGCGATGAGCAGATCGTCGACTACCTGGTGGCCCGCTATGGCGACTTCGTCCGCTACAAGCCGCCGCTCGACGGGCGGACGCTGCTGCTCTGGTACGGCCCGGCGGGCCTTCTGGCGGTCGGTTTCGGCGTACTGGCGGTGATCCTCGTCCGACGCCGGCGCAGAGCCACCGGCCCTGCATCGACCTCCCTTTCCCCGGCCGAGCGCGAGCGCCTCGCCACCCTGCTGGACAAAAAAGACCCATGA
- a CDS encoding DsbE family thiol:disulfide interchange protein, which translates to MKRAILLLPLALFLGVAAFLYRGLFLDPAELPSALIGKPFPPFSLPAVEEPGRTLTVEDLKGKPSLVNVWATWCVSCKVEHPVLNELARRGVNIVGVNYKDDNASALKWLKEFHNPYQLNIRDEQGSLGLDLGVYGAPETFLVDRHGIIRHKFVGVIDERVWREQLAARYQELLDE; encoded by the coding sequence GTGAAACGAGCGATACTCCTGCTGCCGCTGGCGCTCTTCCTGGGCGTCGCGGCCTTCCTCTACCGTGGTCTGTTCCTCGATCCCGCCGAGCTGCCCTCGGCGCTGATCGGCAAGCCTTTCCCGCCGTTCTCCCTGCCGGCCGTGGAAGAGCCGGGGCGCACGCTCACGGTCGAAGACCTCAAGGGCAAGCCGTCGCTGGTCAACGTCTGGGCGACCTGGTGCGTGTCGTGCAAGGTCGAGCACCCGGTGCTCAACGAACTGGCCCGGCGCGGCGTGAACATCGTCGGCGTCAACTACAAGGACGACAACGCCAGCGCGCTGAAATGGCTGAAGGAGTTCCACAACCCCTACCAGCTCAACATCCGCGACGAGCAGGGCAGCCTGGGCCTCGACCTCGGCGTCTACGGCGCACCGGAAACCTTCCTCGTCGACAGGCACGGCATCATCCGCCACAAGTTCGTTGGGGTGATCGACGAGCGGGTCTGGCGCGAGCAGCTGGCCGCGCGCTACCAGGAGTTGCTGGACGAATGA
- a CDS encoding heme lyase CcmF/NrfE family subunit, with the protein MIPELGHLGMILALCLALVQGTLPLIGAWRGDRLWMSLAVPAAWGQFAFLLFAFACLSQAFLVDDFSVAYVAGNSNSALPWYYKLSAVWGAHEGSLLLWALILSAWTFAVSIFSRQLPEEMLARVLGVMGLISVGFLLFLIVTSNPFSRLLPQAPVDGRDLNPLLQDFGLIVHPPMLYMGYVGFSVAFAFAIAALLGGRLDAAWARWSRPWTLVAWAFLGVGIVLGSWWAYYELGWGGWWFWDPVENASFMPWLVGTALLHSLAVTEKRGVFKSWTVLLAIAAFSLSLLGTFLVRSGVLTSVHAFANDPERGVFILGFLLLVVGSSLTLFALRAPVVKSQVGFALWSRETLLLVNNLLLVVATSTILLGTLYPLLLDALSGAKLSVGPPYFNALFLPLMGLLMLSLAIGVLVRWRDTPLSWLIGMLAPVLLASTALALLAGFALGDFAWAVLATAFLAAWVVLAGARDLLDKTRHKGLFKGLRSLSPSYWGMQLSHVGIAVCALGIVLTSQESAERDLRMAPGDAVELGGYRFVFEGTRHHEGPNFVADRASVRVFEGDREVAVLQPEKRLYTVQRMPMTEAGIDAGFTRDLYVALGEPLENGAWAVRLHIKPFVRWIWLGGLMMAFGAVLAACDRRYRVKVKTRVREALGLAGQGA; encoded by the coding sequence ATGATTCCCGAGCTCGGCCATCTGGGGATGATCCTCGCCCTGTGCCTGGCGCTGGTGCAGGGTACTTTGCCGCTGATCGGCGCCTGGCGCGGCGACCGCCTGTGGATGAGCCTGGCCGTGCCGGCCGCCTGGGGTCAGTTCGCCTTCCTGCTATTCGCCTTTGCCTGTCTGTCCCAGGCCTTCCTGGTCGACGATTTCTCGGTCGCCTACGTGGCCGGCAACTCCAACAGCGCCTTGCCCTGGTACTACAAGCTCAGCGCCGTGTGGGGCGCCCACGAAGGATCGTTGCTGCTCTGGGCGCTGATCCTGTCCGCCTGGACCTTCGCCGTGTCGATCTTTTCCCGGCAGCTGCCGGAGGAGATGCTGGCCCGCGTGCTGGGGGTGATGGGGCTGATCAGCGTCGGCTTCCTGCTGTTCCTGATCGTCACCTCCAACCCCTTCTCGCGCCTGCTGCCGCAGGCGCCGGTCGACGGTCGCGACCTCAACCCGCTGCTCCAGGACTTCGGCCTGATCGTCCATCCGCCGATGCTCTACATGGGCTACGTCGGCTTCTCGGTGGCCTTCGCCTTCGCCATCGCCGCGCTGCTCGGCGGCCGTCTGGACGCCGCCTGGGCACGCTGGTCGCGGCCCTGGACGCTGGTCGCCTGGGCCTTCCTCGGCGTCGGCATCGTGCTCGGCTCCTGGTGGGCCTACTACGAGCTGGGCTGGGGCGGCTGGTGGTTCTGGGACCCGGTGGAGAACGCCTCCTTCATGCCCTGGCTGGTGGGCACCGCGCTGCTGCACTCGCTGGCGGTGACCGAGAAGCGGGGGGTATTCAAGAGCTGGACGGTGCTGCTGGCCATCGCCGCCTTTTCCCTGAGTCTGCTCGGCACCTTCCTGGTGCGCTCGGGCGTGCTGACCTCGGTGCATGCCTTCGCCAACGACCCGGAGCGCGGCGTGTTCATCCTCGGCTTCCTGCTGCTGGTGGTCGGCAGCTCGCTGACCCTGTTCGCCCTCCGCGCACCGGTGGTCAAGAGCCAGGTGGGCTTCGCCCTCTGGTCGCGGGAGACCCTGCTTTTGGTGAACAACCTGCTGCTGGTGGTGGCGACCTCGACCATCCTGCTCGGCACCCTCTATCCGCTGCTGCTGGATGCGCTGTCCGGCGCCAAGCTGTCGGTCGGCCCGCCGTACTTCAATGCGCTGTTCCTGCCGCTGATGGGCCTCCTGATGCTGAGCCTGGCCATCGGCGTTCTGGTGCGCTGGAGGGACACCCCGCTGAGCTGGCTGATCGGCATGCTCGCGCCGGTGCTGCTGGCCAGCACGGCGTTGGCCCTGCTCGCCGGCTTCGCCCTCGGCGATTTCGCCTGGGCGGTGCTGGCGACCGCCTTTCTGGCGGCTTGGGTAGTTCTTGCCGGGGCGCGCGACCTGCTCGACAAGACCCGTCACAAGGGCCTGTTCAAGGGGCTGCGCAGCCTTTCGCCGAGCTACTGGGGCATGCAGCTGTCCCATGTGGGGATCGCCGTCTGCGCCCTGGGCATCGTCCTGACCAGCCAGGAAAGCGCCGAGCGCGACCTGCGCATGGCGCCGGGCGATGCCGTGGAGCTGGGCGGCTACCGCTTCGTCTTCGAGGGCACCCGACACCATGAGGGTCCCAATTTCGTCGCCGACCGGGCCAGCGTCCGCGTCTTCGAGGGGGACCGCGAGGTGGCCGTGCTGCAGCCGGAGAAGCGCCTCTACACCGTGCAGCGGATGCCGATGACCGAGGCCGGCATCGACGCCGGCTTCACCCGCGACCTCTACGTCGCCCTGGGCGAGCCGCTGGAAAACGGCGCCTGGGCGGTCCGCCTGCACATCAAGCCGTTCGTCCGCTGGATCTGGCTGGGGGGCCTGATGATGGCCTTCGGCGCAGTGCTGGCGGCCTGCGACCGGCGTTATCGGGTCAAGGTCAAGACCCGCGTGCGCGAGGCCCTGGGCCTTGCTGGACAAGGAGCCTGA